Genomic segment of Leptospira kanakyensis:
TTTTGTTCTCTTCCAGAAAGAGTGACCGATTCTTTTTTATCCCAACCACTTGGCGAGCCCGTCTCTAACCAAACCGCTTCCGAAATCAAAAAAGAAACTCCCAATTCTTTACAGGCAGACTCTATACGAGAGGCCGTGTTGACAGTATCTCCAATCACTGTATATTCCATTCTTTCTTCCGATCCAATGCTTCCGCAGAACACTTCTCCTGTATGGATCCCAATTCCAATTTTGATTTCCGATTCGCCCTTAGAAATTCGTTCTTGGTTCCAATTATCAAGTTCCTCTAACATAGACTTTGCGGCAAGGACTGCATCTTCAGAATCTTCGCCAACTCTCTCGGAAGGAGTGGGTGTTCCAAAAGTTGCCATCACCGCGTCCCCAATGAATTTATCCAAACTACCGTTGTGTTTAAAAATGGCTCGCACCATACGGCGACGAAATTCAGTTAAAAAAACGGATAGTGCTTCAGGATCCATTGGTTCTGAAAATTGAGTGAACCCACGGATATCACTGAATAGGATTGTGACCTTTTGGCGTTTGCCTTTAGCGATGACTTCTGGTTCCGAAACAATTTCAGAAACCAAATCAGGTGAAAAATAACGAGATAAAGTTGTTTTCTGTGATTCTGCGGCCGCAAATTTTAATAACATCCGGAGGCTACGAAAGATCGCATAAGAAATCGCAAATACCAAAACCAGATAGACCGTTGGTTTTGTCACAGAAGCATCAGACAAAATGATTTGGTCACCAAGGACATACTGATTCCAATCCATACCACTCACTGCATTCGAATCGACCAATGCATAGATCAAAAACCCGTAGTAACTGAAGAGAAAACAAACAAAGGAAAAATTAACAAGAGAGAACCGGTATTGGAACAAACTCAAAGACAAAGGCAAAAGATAAAATACAACCAAGGGAGTTTTGACTAGGAAGTTTGGATTTCCCTCTCCTTTTAAAATGTACCAGTTAAAAATAGTTACAGTGATGAGTAGGTTATCAACAAACAAACTGATATAATCATACTTAGTTTTCCAATGCCCCTTACTTTTTTTCAGAATCTGATAATGGATAAACGTATTTAAAAAATAAAATGTAATCCCAACAAAGTTAATCAAATACCCAAAAATCGAATCGATATTACTTAGATTGGCAATCGCACTGGCAACAAGTGCCACTCCAATCACATACCGAAAACGAACGGCAAACAAAGCCCCCATTTGTTCTTCTTGGTATAGAAGTTCCGACATATACCGAGGGAACTGGTCACGGATACAATAAACAGAACGAATGGAACGAACAATCGAGGCGAACATAGCCAGACATTCCAACAGATAAAGTTTTGGAAGCAAGGGAATTTTCTTTTTGCCAATTCAGATTCCATTGATTATCAATGAATGATGTTCCAGAACAGAACGATGATGTTATGGGGTAAATTGGCTTCCTTTCTTGCGGTGGATGTTCTCGTTTCCGTTTGGGCAAACCTTTCTTTTTTTTCTCATTATGGAAATGAAAAAATTCGGTTTACCCTCCTTATTTTTTATACCAGTTCCGTTTGGGCACTCTATTTGGCAGACCATTTATGGGATGCTTTGCGAGAAAAGGAAACTCTATCAGAACGCGGGAGTTTCTATTTGCGATTCCGCCATTGGATTGTTAGTTTTCTAATCTTTCTGACTTTGGTTTCGTTTTTTGTAGGATTCTATTTTGAATTTTTATTCCTCACAGGAAACCTCCTTCTTCTCCTCTCCTTTGTTTTTTCAATTGGTTTGATTGTGAGCCACTTGTCGCCAATACCCAAAGAAATTTTGGTTTCTGGATTTTATGTATTGGGGGTGATTGCCCCCTTTGGATCGTTTGGTGGATGGGATCCGATGGTGTGGATCTTTTTTATCCATGTATTTGCGAATGTCCTCCTTACCTACAATACAGACCGTGAATTTGATCTTGTGCAAAATACCTTCACCCTAACCCAAGTTCTGGATCCGAAAAAACTAAAGGTTTTGGTACTTTGTCTTTTGGGAATGGGGTTTTGTTTCCTAATGGCCCAAAGGATTTGGGGAAATCTCTCTGAGCTTTATTTTTTGGGGATGGGGTCTGCCTATCTATGGCTTGGTGTTTGTCATTTTGTGAAGATGGAAGGTTTTCGATTTAAGTCCCTTTGTGAACTTTCGTACCTGCCGCTCTTTCTGCCCCAGATCGTTTTTTTCTTCTCCCTACTTCCTTAAAATTTAGGGTGGGCTTATGTGGTTACTCATCGTCCATTCGTTTGCCCTTTTGTTATTTGTCTTACTTTATGCTTTCCGATTTCGAAAACTAGTTCCCAATCCCGAACCAAATCTCCTCCTGCAAATCCAAACAGCCACAAAAGATTGGAAATCCACTCACCATTTAGTCCTTCTCATCGGATTTTCCCTTTTCCTCCTCTATCCCCTAACCTTAGGATTTTCCTTCTACCTCCAGAGTGACGCCAACGTCCTTGTTGTCATCCTTTGGGTAATTTGGGCCTACAATTGGAGCAAATACACGTTCTGGAGAGAATAATGTACTTCCCTTATGACTTCGCTCCCGTTTTCTGGTCTAAGGTAATCCACGAAAACGGGGTTAAGGAATGAAAATTGTTGTTCTAGTAAAACAGGTTCCGGACACGGAAACCAATATCAAAGTCGGCGACAAATCGATCAACGAAGCTGGCGTAAAATGGATCATCTCTCCTTATGATGAATTTGCTATCGAAGAGGGAATTAGAATTCGTGAAAAAAGCGGTGGAGAAGTCATCGCAGTGTCCCTCGGCCCAGACCGCGCCGTAGAAGCACTTCGTACTGCCTACGCTATGGGTGTAGACAGAGCCGTTCATGTAAAAGTGGATGACTACGTAACTTTCGACTCTACATACACTTCCGAACTTCTTGCAAACCTCATCAAAGCTGAAAATGCAGATGTAGTGATTGGTGGTCGTCAATCCATCGATACTGACAGCTCACAAGTTGTCGTTCAAATTGCAGAGAGATTGAATGTTCCTCACGTTGCTATGGCCCTCAAACTTGAGTTTGACGGAAACAAAGTGACTGCAACTCGCGAAATCGAAGGTGGAACTGAAGTCGTAGAAACTACAGCTCCTCTAGCTGTCACTGCTCAAAAAGGATTGAACGAACCAAGATACCCAAGTTTGAAAGGGATCATGTCTGCGAAGAAAAAACCGGTAGATGTTAAAAAACCGGAAGAACTCGGAGCAACTGGATCTAAACTCGAAGTTGTATCTCTCGAACCACCTCCTCCACGTATCGCTGGTCGAAAACTGGAAGCAGCAGATGCAGCAGGTTTTGCATCTCAACTTGTAAAAGCTCTTCGCGAAGAAGCGAAGGTCATCTAAGGAGACGAACATGGCTGATGTTTTAGTAGTTGGTGAATTAAAAAACGGCGAACTTAAAAAAATCTCAAAAGAACTCACTTCTGCAGCTCGCAAAATTGCGGACTCCATTGGTGGTAAAGTTCATACAGTAATCATTACTGACAACGTTGATACGTTTGCTGGTGATTTGAAAGCGGTTGGTGCTGATACAGTAATCGGTGCAAACCTTGGTGAATTTTCTCCTGAAGGTTATGCAAATGGAATTTTTGCAATCATCCAAGAGAAAAAACCAGCAGTGGTTCTTCTACCACACTCCGCACAAGGAAAAGAATACTCCGCAAGAGTAGCGATCAAAGCAAATGCTGGAATCGTTGCTGATGCAGTGGCTCTTTCTGTTGACGGTGGTAAAGTAGTAGCAAAGAAACCAATTTACTCTGGAAAAGCGTATGCAAATTTCAAAGTAACTTCTGACATCCAAATCTTTACAGTACGTGCAAACTCCCAAGAAGTAACTCCAAAAGACGGAGCGGGTGCAGTAGAAAAATCTGGTGCAGCAGCAGGCGAAGTAAGAACTAAGTCTCTCTCTAAAGATCTTTCTGGTGGAAACAAAGTACAACTTGCTGATGCTTCTATCATTGTATCTGGCGGACGCGGAATCAAAGGACCAGAAAACTGGCCAATCATCCAAGACTTAGCTGACACACTCGGCGCAGCACTTGGTGCTTCCCGTGCGACTGTGGATGCAGGATGGATTTCTCACTCACACCAAGTAGGACAAACAGGAAAAACTGTCTCCCCTAACTGTTACATTGCTTGCGGTATCTCCGGAGCCATCCAACACTTAGCGGGTATGGGATCTTCTAAATACATCGTTGCCATCAACAAAGATGGAGATGCTCCTATTTTCAAAGTAGCGACTTACGGTGTTGTTGCTGACCTTTTCGAAGTAGTGCCTGCACTTACTTCTGAGTTCAAAAAAGTATTGGGTTAATCCCAATACGAACCATCAAACTTTGAGGAATATCCTTCCCAAATTTTCGATCGTTCTCCTTTTCTCTGTCCAAACGGGTATCCTTTGGGCAGAGGATGGAAGAGATCGCCTGAATGCCGTCATAGGCAAAATGAATTCACTCGAAAGTTTTCGCGCCTCGGTTACCATCAATGGTGGACTGACTGGTGTTGTTTCCTTCAAAAGCCCAAACCAACTCCATGCTCGTTTCAGTGACGGACGGATCATTTCCTCCAACGGTAGAATTTTGTGGTTTTACAACCCAGATTCATCGATTGCGGGAAAACAGGATCTAAAAGGTGTTTCCGGAGGCCTTGGGGGACTACTTTCTGGATACGAAAATGTGTCGGTAAGTGGCAGAACTTTTCGTCTTACTTCTAATACAAAGCGTTATAATGAAATTATCTTGGTTGTTTCCGATAACGACCTTCCTCGTGTACTCAAAATGAAACGTTCCGACGAAGAAATTACTGAAGTGGCTTTCTCTGGCATTGCCACGAACATTGGTCTTGGAACGGGACTGTTCAACTTCCAACCTCCCACAAGCTCACAAATTGTTGAGAACCCTCTCAACCAAAAGGAGTGATTGTGACCCCGGTCTCCCGTACAGAAGCACATAGAGTTTTTGCCGACTTGTACCGTAAAACGCGGACACCGGAACACCAACAACTCATC
This window contains:
- a CDS encoding electron transfer flavoprotein subunit alpha/FixB family protein; translated protein: MADVLVVGELKNGELKKISKELTSAARKIADSIGGKVHTVIITDNVDTFAGDLKAVGADTVIGANLGEFSPEGYANGIFAIIQEKKPAVVLLPHSAQGKEYSARVAIKANAGIVADAVALSVDGGKVVAKKPIYSGKAYANFKVTSDIQIFTVRANSQEVTPKDGAGAVEKSGAAAGEVRTKSLSKDLSGGNKVQLADASIIVSGGRGIKGPENWPIIQDLADTLGAALGASRATVDAGWISHSHQVGQTGKTVSPNCYIACGISGAIQHLAGMGSSKYIVAINKDGDAPIFKVATYGVVADLFEVVPALTSEFKKVLG
- a CDS encoding LolA family protein, translated to MRNILPKFSIVLLFSVQTGILWAEDGRDRLNAVIGKMNSLESFRASVTINGGLTGVVSFKSPNQLHARFSDGRIISSNGRILWFYNPDSSIAGKQDLKGVSGGLGGLLSGYENVSVSGRTFRLTSNTKRYNEIILVVSDNDLPRVLKMKRSDEEITEVAFSGIATNIGLGTGLFNFQPPTSSQIVENPLNQKE
- a CDS encoding electron transfer flavoprotein subunit beta/FixA family protein, which produces MKIVVLVKQVPDTETNIKVGDKSINEAGVKWIISPYDEFAIEEGIRIREKSGGEVIAVSLGPDRAVEALRTAYAMGVDRAVHVKVDDYVTFDSTYTSELLANLIKAENADVVIGGRQSIDTDSSQVVVQIAERLNVPHVAMALKLEFDGNKVTATREIEGGTEVVETTAPLAVTAQKGLNEPRYPSLKGIMSAKKKPVDVKKPEELGATGSKLEVVSLEPPPPRIAGRKLEAADAAGFASQLVKALREEAKVI
- a CDS encoding adenylate/guanylate cyclase domain-containing protein; the protein is MFASIVRSIRSVYCIRDQFPRYMSELLYQEEQMGALFAVRFRYVIGVALVASAIANLSNIDSIFGYLINFVGITFYFLNTFIHYQILKKSKGHWKTKYDYISLFVDNLLITVTIFNWYILKGEGNPNFLVKTPLVVFYLLPLSLSLFQYRFSLVNFSFVCFLFSYYGFLIYALVDSNAVSGMDWNQYVLGDQIILSDASVTKPTVYLVLVFAISYAIFRSLRMLLKFAAAESQKTTLSRYFSPDLVSEIVSEPEVIAKGKRQKVTILFSDIRGFTQFSEPMDPEALSVFLTEFRRRMVRAIFKHNGSLDKFIGDAVMATFGTPTPSERVGEDSEDAVLAAKSMLEELDNWNQERISKGESEIKIGIGIHTGEVFCGSIGSEERMEYTVIGDTVNTASRIESACKELGVSFLISEAVWLETGSPSGWDKKESVTLSGREQKIHLYAPNLS
- a CDS encoding LIC10362 family protein, with product MWLLIVHSFALLLFVLLYAFRFRKLVPNPEPNLLLQIQTATKDWKSTHHLVLLIGFSLFLLYPLTLGFSFYLQSDANVLVVILWVIWAYNWSKYTFWRE